The genomic region GCAACATCTTGCCGGCCAAGAATGATCCGCTGCTTCAGATTCAGCTCAAGGACTTCCCTCCCCAGTTGATCATCAAAGATCGGTTGCTGATGACCATCAACGAAGATGCTCAGCGAGACTCCGGCAGAGCCTTGCGGTTCGTGTGGTCGGGGGTAAGGGTTGTGCATTGCTGGCAGACGCAACTCTTTAAAGTGTCAATCAATGGATCCGCCATTAATTATTATTCTTCGGCAAGGGTTCCTTCCAAAGCCTTAAACTTTCGAATTATCGACGAATATCTTGCCCAATTTTCTCAAGAATAACTGAAAGATTCCCAGATTTCCAATTGAGAAATAGGGTTATACCAGTTCGTGAACTCCTGGCCGAACAGGCCCCCCGATAGCGATTTTGTTGGAGCCGACCCCTGAAGACGATAGAATGAGGTCCAGCTTTCCATCGCACCGAAGACGCCACCTTAAAGCAGCATGTGCCATGGATTTACTACGGTACCTATTTGGTTCGTCCAAGCGAGATCAGTTCGCCGAACGCTTAATGCATTGCGTTAAGCAAGCCGGTGAGAACCGTGAGATCCGCTACGAAAAGCAGGCTTATCAGTTTAGTTTCTACGACCAAGGGGAGTTGGCTGGCGTTGCCAACCTGGGCAACATCTTTCGTGAATACGATCGACTTCCGGAAGCGGAGCAAGATGCGTATTTGGGCCAAATTACCCGAGCCATACTCTCGCATCATAAGTCGATTCCCGAAGAGTTCGAGGACGCTCGTCCCGACATATTGCCGATCGTTCGTAGTCGAGCGTATTTGGAAATAGGCAATCTGGAACGTCGGCTTCGCAGCGAGCATCCGGTAGAAGTCAACTCGGTGATGGTGGGCGACCATCTACTCGCGATGCCAATTTTCGACCTGCCGGAAGCGATGCGAACGATTGATGCGGCCAGGATGGAGCAGTGGGAACGCTCGATTTATGAGTTGATGGAAGTCGCCTTGGAGAACCTGGATGAAATGGCCGCCACGGTGACCACGATCGACGACCGGATTTTTCTTTTCCGAAATAGAGATCATTACGATGCCTCGCGACTTTTGCTGATCGATCGCATTCGCCAG from Blastopirellula marina harbors:
- a CDS encoding DUF1444 family protein; protein product: MDLLRYLFGSSKRDQFAERLMHCVKQAGENREIRYEKQAYQFSFYDQGELAGVANLGNIFREYDRLPEAEQDAYLGQITRAILSHHKSIPEEFEDARPDILPIVRSRAYLEIGNLERRLRSEHPVEVNSVMVGDHLLAMPIFDLPEAMRTIDAARMEQWERSIYELMEVALENLDEMAATVTTIDDRIFLFRNRDHYDASRLLLIDRIRQLELRGRPVAMVPTRDCLIVAGDEDEVGLKLMRELVEQFIHDPRPVSLTPCRLTADSWETWLPPAEHPQHNAFFELHLQGQAAEYREQHEAIEVGFAQTGREGFVANYYLHRDLKTRQLHSYCVWPECPYALLPKSDVVVFMDSSHMKPLASGTWEVVQAVLGSQMEDLKTYPPRYRVLGFPSEEALRQIGSIPRFRL